ATGACACGTTCATTGGGCCAGCTTAAGTTCATATTTTTTCTACCCCAGGACAGCTTAAGGTCTTCAGAGAGGAGATGCTAGGCGTATAACTGGGTTCATATTATCCTAATCATTCCAATATCTGATTCTAGTCAATGTAATACCTTTTTGACTTCTTAATACATTGTTTTGTCTTCTaatcattcaatcaaatttCTTCATGTTGATGAGTGTTTTTGGGACAGGTACATCACACATGGGACTTACAATTCATAGGAAACACatattagctttttttttttctttttttttttttttatctttgtctgattttcttgataaatagaGAAGCAATTGTACTTTTGTCTGAGCTCCTAGAAGCATGCGTGAAATTAAGTTTCTTAAATTGCCTTTAACAATATGAGTGGTGTCAGGGGGCCATTGAAGATGATGAGGAGCCTAAACTAGCTGCTATCAAGAAACTACGTGAAGAAACTGGTGTAGTGTCTGCTGAGATTATTGCTGAGGTCTAGATTTTTTTACTctgctttcttctcttctttggtgATTTATATGTAATATATGATACTTGCTAGTTCTTGGATGTGTTGAAACATggttagaaaatattttgctGAGAAATTTAAGAATGAAAAGTCATCATCGAGTTGCATATCGATACTCTTCTGGTTTGTCGTTGGATgctttcaaaatttatttaaatgaggaaaaaagGTGAATTTATATGATGTAGAAAGtaaaattgctcattttagGTAACAAGACTGGAAATGAAAGGAAGGTAGAGAGAGCTGAAACCAGCAAGgcgtgtttcttttttcttttttttgtttaaatttgccTCTGTCGAATTTCACCTACATACTATTTGTGCACCTCCATAACTGAAAACTCCAGCTACCATAATTCCCATGCTGAAGGTATAATGGTTATTTTAACCTTTTCACACCAAATTTTGTCTCTTCCAATCTTGTTTTAAGTGTTTTAGTGGAAGTCTTAGGGGTATCTTCTCATTGGTTATTAGATAACAATTAATTGAATGAATggttaaatttattttcctatgcATTTTTGACAGGTTCCAAATTGGTTGACCTATGACTTTCCTCCTGCTGTGAAGGCCAAAGTGAATCGTCTCTGGGGTGGCGAGTGGCATGGGCAGGCTCAAAAGTGGTATGCTCTCCCTTCCTCCCTGCTAAAGCATACTTCAGTCATGTCTTCTTCTCTTATACTCTGAATGTTCATGAAATTCATAGCAACACACTGCTACTTATAACCTTTATCTCACATATCTTGTCTGcatgttttctttcctttgaccATCTATTTTTACCTGGTACGGCCATACCATGTAAGGCACACGGCTGGTTGGCATGTTTATCTTGGAAAGCTGTTCATCTGCACTGCCATAGTTTAGATTAGGACCTTACTTTGATCTGGTACATTTAGATGGAGTTTCTGGTGTCCTTGTGAACCGAAAAATTTAAACATGATAAGAACTCTTAAACATGACGTGCATTTGACTTTGAAAATCTGCAAGCAACAATGGTGTCTCTGATTCTCTTTCCGGTGGTTAGCATCTTGTtgtccttccttttttttttatcttttacacGATTGATTCAACAGTGTCTCTGATACTCTATGGAGGCCATGACTATGGGTTCTTTGAACTTGTTGTATTTTGGAGAGTTTCTACGTCCACTATAAAGAATTGCACTGTtgcaattttgttttcttgtaaTGTGATAATGATGGTTTTTGTCCATCTTCAGGTAACTACACTCACTCTTATGATCTATGTGATGCTTtgaagtgaaaggaaaattgaCGATTTAAGAGTTTGCTGTTGATTAGTCTGAGCTTTTGAATGTACTCTGTTAATTGGCAGGTTTCTCATGAGACTGACAAAAGACAATGACAGTGAGATCAACTTAGCAAATGGTGAAGCCGACACAGAGTTTGCAGAGTGGAAATGGGCAAGCCCGGAAGAAGTCATAGAGCAGGTGTGTTTCGACGACTGTCATGTTTGATTCATCGTTTATTTCCGAAAATGCTTTTGTTACAGAAGCTTATTTTTGAAACGAAATCATCGACAGGCTGTGGACTACAAGAGGCCACAATATGAGGAAGTCATGAAAACCTTCGAGCCCTATCTCAGTGAAAGCGGCATATCAGCTAAGTGTAAATCAACTAAATGGTGAAATTTTAGTCGTCGTGGGTAGATCTCTCTTTTGTTAATAGGTAAAAGGTTTGAACATAGTAGTACTCTGCTCTTTGTAAAT
The nucleotide sequence above comes from Eucalyptus grandis isolate ANBG69807.140 chromosome 2, ASM1654582v1, whole genome shotgun sequence. Encoded proteins:
- the LOC104433199 gene encoding nudix hydrolase 25, with the translated sequence MDGLPPGYRPNFGVCLINSDNQVFVASRLNVPGAWQMPQGAIEDDEEPKLAAIKKLREETGVVSAEIIAEVPNWLTYDFPPAVKAKVNRLWGGEWHGQAQKWFLMRLTKDNDSEINLANGEADTEFAEWKWASPEEVIEQAVDYKRPQYEEVMKTFEPYLSESGISAKCKSTKW